GGTCACCTCGCCGGTGCTCCGGCGGCGAACCTGCACCGCCCACGCGGCGTTGCGGCCCAGGGCCGCGGTCGCCTCGGCGCCCCGCAGGACCTTCAGCACCTCGAACGTGCCGGTCGGGTTGTAGTACGTGACGCCCTCGGTCCGGGGGCCGATCTCCTTCTGCACACGCTCGTCCGCGTCGGCGGACTGCACCATGGTCGCGACCATCATGCCGACACCACCTCGGCCTGCTCGATCCGGACGTCGGGCGAGGTGAAGACCAGGATGTCGATCAGCGCCATGCCGTTGGCGTCGGGGCGCCGGACCTTGCCGCTCAGCTCGACCTGCACGCCCTCGGTGCAGACGGACCACAGGTCGAGGTAGTGCTCGGTGTCGACGACGCACTGGGCCGATTCGCCGGTCGTGCCGGTCACGGTCACGATCGCGCGCCGGTCCTCGCCGTCGCCCAGGACCTGCACCGCCGTGACGGTGCCAGACGCGGACACCAGGGTGCCCGTCGGGACCATGTCCAGGTGCCGCGTGTCCGGGCCGAGGTCACCGAGGTACTCGACGACCAGGCGGCCGGGCCGGCGGCGAACCGGAAGGGCGGGATGGGTCGGAACGGGCTGCTCGGAGGTGGACTCGATTCCGCGCACCGCCTTGGTGTCCGCGGTCGTGCTTGTGCGATCCTTCATGGGGATCGGCCTCCCTGAGAGTGCAGGTGGGCGGTTCCTTTCTCGGCCGGTGGTAGGACACCTTCCGAGGCGGGCCCCGGTCGGGTGGTAGGACACCCAACCGGGGTTCTTGCATGTCAGGCGGTAGGACGCCTGGAGTGTGGCCGGGAAGTTTGACCCCGTCACGGGTACAAACTTACGCTCCACTCGGGGCCCGGTCAATACGGTTCCGGAAGCTGGCGTTACGAAGAGGAGGGCCGACGGCCACGCCCGGGCCGATTCGCGATCCAGGCGTCGATCGTCGACTGCAACCATGCCGGCGAACGGTTGAACTGCTCGTCGGGAAGCGGGAGATCCTGCGGTCGCACGGTGAGCCCATCCGCGATCCGCTTGCGGGTGCGCTTCAGATACATCCGTACCGTCTCGCTCGTCACGCCGATCTTGGCGGCCACCGCTTCGGTGTCGAGCAACGGATTCCCATCCGACACGTCCACTCCTTGTCCCCTTGGTGGGGTCAAAGGTATCGAACGCGTCGACTCGAGCACCGCAGCAGGCATCGCCACAACCAGCACCTCCCCTCAGTGCGACCAGAGAAAATGTACCCTTGACGGGGACAATATTAGGGCGTTTCATGTGGCTGTCTAGCCCCTCCGAGGTGGTTGGTGTCTGACAAGGACTGACCGTCTCGGCGCTGTCAGCGACTGCACCGACGAAAGTGAGGAGGCCGATGCTGGCCCCCCGATCCGCGCACTCCCCGGCGCTCGAGGACGTGTCCACGACGCCGGCACGCCCTGCGGTTCCCGAGGGAGCCCAGTGAGCGGCGCGGCTTTGGTGTGGGCGATGCGTCACAAGAAGTGGTGCGAATCCACTGGTGAGTTGGCCGTGCTGATGGCCATCGCCGATCACATGAACAAGGACCTGAAGAACTCGCATGCGAGCCAGGCGACGCTCGCTGAGGAGACGTTCATGTCGGCGCGCTCCGTGGGCACGCACATGCGGAATCTCGCCAAGCGTGGCGTGATCGTGCCAGGTGATCCCGAAGCCGTCGAGCACATTCGCCCGGATCGCCGTCCCCCGGTGTGGGATTTCCCTGCTGACCTGCCCAAAGAGCCCCCGGCGACTGGCAATGAATTCCACCCGGGCGGGAGACCTGCGGAGGCTGACCAGAAGGGACGGGTGGCAAGAGGTTCCACCCGAGGTTCCACCCGCGAGCGGGGCACGGGTGGAAAATCGGCGCAGCCACGGGTGGAAACAGTTGCCGACGAACCTGGAAGTACTGAACCTGGGGAAAGCGTCGTCGGTGACGGCCGTAGGCCACCCACCGGTAGTAGAGGGCCTGCCGGGCGCGGCGAGGCCGCGTCGAGAAGCGAGGCACCGACGAGGAAGCTTGCAGTGGCCGACCTCCGCCAGGTGGTAGAGGGAATCCCCGCTCCACTGACCGCTCAGCTGCAGAGCGAGTTCCCTCGAGGTCTGCCGTCCTCGGTGAATGAGGCCGTAGCCAAGGCGGTCGTCGACGAGCAACGGACCGTCGACCAGGTCGTCGAGCGAGTAGAGCGGCGCTGGCTGCTCTGGTCGTACGAGAACGACGCCGTCGCCGAGTCCGGTCGCGGGCTCGACCGGCCCCTTGGTGTCCTGTTGGCGCTGCTCGGCGCCTCGGCCTGCTGGGGCAACAACGCGCGGTGCGAGGACGGCATCGACATCGACACCGGCACCGAGTGCCCACGGTGCGCCGAGGTCCGGGAGGACAAGGCCGCCGAGCGGGCTGCCCAGGAGATCCCCGTAGTTGGCGGCGGATACAGCGTCCCCTTCCAGGCGCCGAGAGACGCCGAGCCCAGCCCGTACGTGCACTGCCGTGGCTCCGGCTGCGGCGTGAAGATGTGGCCCAGCGAAGACGGCCTGTGCCGCGAATGCCGCGAATACGCGAGTGTGTGACAGCTGGCGGATCAGGGCGCTTCGCCGCCAACTCGGGCCTGATGACTGGAACATGAAGCGGGAGCCTCCCTTCCGAGAGTGGTGATCAACACCGTGTGCCTGCGTCGTGACACGCGGGAAGGTGGACAGGGGCGGGCAGCGGAAGTGACCACCCCATGTCCCCCCGGCGCGGCCGGGACCGGCGTGCCAGACTCGGCAGGAAGGGGACGCGGCGTCGGCCGCGGCGAAGGAGGGCACGGGATGTACGAGGATCGGCCGGCCTGGGCACAGCGGATGGAGGCCGAGCGGAAGGCCCGCGGCTGGTCGCCGCTGGACGCGGCCCGCGCGATGATCGCGCATTCGGCCGATCCGATGCCCGACGACAAGACCGTGGCTCGCCAGTGGCGCCGGTGGGAGGCGGGCGAAGTCGAGCCCCGTGACCGCAAGGAACTGATCGCGAAGGTGTTCGGGACGACGACGCACGCGTTCTTCCCTGTGCCGTCGAAGCGGGACGGCCGTGCCGAGGTCCTGGCCGTGTCCGGGATGGACACCGTGGACATCGTCTCGAGGCTGCGGTCCAGCGACCTGGACCAGGCCACCATGGACGCGCTGGCCATCACCGTGGACCGGTTGTGCTCGGAGTACGCCTACATGCCCGGTGACCAGCTGCTTGCCGAAGGTCGGGCGTGGCTGACGCGGGTCGTCGGCATGCGTTCGCAGCGCCTGACGCTCACCCAGCACCGGGAGGTCCTGGTCCTGGCCGGCATGCTGACCCTGCTCGTCGGTTGTGTGGAGTACGACTCGGGCGGGCGCCAGGGTCGCCTGGCTGCCGAGGGGACGCGGCAGGCCGCGCTCGCCCTGGGCCGCGAGGCCGGGCACGCGCCGATCGTTGGCTGGGGCCACGAGATGCAGGCGTGGTTCGCCCTGACGCGGGGCGACATGAAGGGTGTCATCGCCGCTTCGGACGAGGGCATCGCCGCAGCGCCGAGTGATAGCGTCGCCGTCCAGCTCTGGGCCCAGAAGGCCAAGGCGTGGGCTCGTCTCGGTGACCGTCGTCAGGTCGAGGTGGCCCTCGACTCCGGCCGGCGCCTGCTCGAGGGCATGGCGTACCCGACCAACCCGGAGAACCACTTCACGGTCGACCCGGCCAAGTGGGACTTCTACGCGATGGACTGCTACCGCAAGCTCGGCGAGGACGCCCTCGCCGAGAACCTGGCCCGCGAGGTCCTGCGCGTCGGGGTCGACTACGACGGCACCGACCGCTCCCCCATGCGCAATGCCGAAGCCCGGGTCACCCTCGGCGTCGTCGCCGCCCGCCAGGGCGCCGTCGACGAGGCCGTCTCGTACGGGATGAAGGCCCTCGGTGGCGAGCGGAAGTCCTTGCCTTCCCTGGCCATGGTCGCGGACGACCTCGGTGGAGTCCTCGCCCGCGACCATCGGGAGCAGCCCGAGGCCCGCGAGTTCCTCGACCATCTGCAGGTGCTCCGCAGCGCCTGAGTCCTCAACCGTCCCCGCGTACGGGCCGCCCGCAGGGCGGCCCGTTTCATGTGCCGGCGTACGGCTAGTCGGGCCTACTGACGCCACGTCAAAATCGCGTGGCCCCTTCGAAGCTGAATTCATGCTGGTCCCCGTGCAGGTGGAGCAGGGTTTATGGAGTGCTTAATTCAGCTTCTGTAATCGGGGAGTTCGGGGAGAGCGGGTGCTGTACCGGTGGTGTACCGGCGGCGTACCGGTGGGCCGCGTAAGCTGCAATTACCGGGCTGATTTGGGAGTTGAGTTCGCGATGGGGACGACCGTGCGTCGGTGGACCGGCCACGAGGCGACTGTGCTGCGCGACGTGCTGCGGTTGTCCATTCGCCGTTACGCCGACCGCCTTGGAGTCAGCCCCAGCATGGTGATGGAGTGGAAGAACCGCGGTACGAGCCTGGTCCCGGTACCGGAGACGCAGCAGATCCTGGACACAGCTCTGGCTCAGTGTGAGCCGCACGAGCGGGAGGCGTTCTTCGCCGCGCTCGAGGCGGCGCCGGGGGCCGCGCCTGGTTCCGCCGCGGGTGCCCTGCCGGCGGGGATGGCTCGGCTGGAGCCTGCAGTGGAGGTTGTGGAGAGTCAGCAGCGGTGGCGTGAGGTGCGGCAGTACCTGAATGGGAATCGCGAGACGCTGTCACGGGCGGCGGCCGAGTTGTACGACCCTGCTCTGCGTATCAGTGGGACGCCGATGTTGATGGCGCCGGCCTGGAAGGCGGCCGAGCCTGTTCCGCTGGATCAGGTGGAGTTGGTGTGGACGGACGACGTGCCGGAGGTCCTGGTGACCGGCAGCGAGCCGGAGGCCGTGGCGACGCATCCGTTGCGGGCTCCGGGGGTGCGGTTCGATCGGTACACGCTGGCGATCCGGTACATCTCGGCACCGACGCTGTTCGAGAACCGGCCCAGCTACCGGCTGACGGACGTGAACTGGACGCCGGGGGCGGGCCGGTTGACGTTCGGGTTGGCCTCGTACTTCGACAAGGTCGACTTGTGCGAGGCGGTCGGGCACGAGTTCGCTGCGGCCTACATGGAGCACCAGGAGCAGGGCGGTGGTGACCGCCTTGCGTGGGGTGGGCTGCCGTTGCGCCGTCTGGTGGATGACCCGTTCGACCCAGGGTTGCGTGCTGTGACGCCGGCGATCACGACTCTGTTGATCCGGCGGCGGCGTGATGGGTCGGCGACGTTCTTGTTGCACTGGCGGGATCCGGCGAAGGTAGTGACCGCAGGTGGGTTGTACGACGCGGTGCCGGCGGGAGAGTTCCAGCCGGGCAGTGTGATGTCCGCGCAGTCTCCTCAGGATTTCGACCTGTGGCGGAACATCGTGCGGGAGCTGAACGAGGAGTTGTTGGGGGCGCCCGAGTTCGATGGATCCGGCGGCCCCCTGCAGTACGAGCGGTGGCCGTTGTGGCGGACGCTCGAGCGGGCTCGCGTTGAGGGGCGTGTTCGGGCCTTCGCCTTCGGGGTGGGGGTGGATCCGCTGACACTGGCGGTCGCCATCCCGAGCGCCCTGGTCATCGACGATGAGCTGTTCGACCAGCTCTTCGGGGACATCGCTGCGGAGAACGCCGAGGGCGTCACGGTGACTCACTGGAATGGCCAGGACGTGCGGGGCGGCATCCCCTTCACTCATCAAAATGTCACACAATTCATCAACAACGAACCGATGGCCCCTCCCGGAGCGGCGTGTTTGGCCCTAGCGTGGGAGCACCGGGACCTTTTGCTGTCCCGTAGGACCGATCCGTCCCGTCGTCCGAGGAGCCGACCCTGACCAGCGTGGTGTCACCTTCCGAGAGCCAGCAGCAGTGGCGCAGCGTCCGCGAGTACCTCAACGAGAACCGGTTCGCCTTGACGCAGCGTGCCGTGCGCGCCTTCCCGGACGACTTGCGGGTGGCCGGTACTCCCCTGCTGGCGCGGCCGGCCTGGCTTCCGGCGGCTCCGGTCCCGCTGGCGGATGTGCGGCTGGACTGGCGGGGCGACGGCGCGCTGGCACCGATCACCGGTGGCGAGCCGGAGCTCGGCCACATCCTGCCCCGGCAGGACGGCGGGGCGCCGGTGCACTCGTACGCCGCGGCCGTCGAGGCGCTCGCCCGGCCCAGGTTGTTCGAGAACAGGTCGTGCTACCGGCTGCTTGCCGCCGATGCCGCCGGCGAGGCCCCTGTCTTGGGGTTCGGCCGCGGTCAGTACTTCGACGTGATCAACATCTGTGAGGCGTCGGCCCACGAGTACGCTGCGGCTGCGCTCGCCGCCCCGGGTGACAGTTCGCCTCCGGCGTCTCAGATGCCGTTCCGTGCGGCTGTCGGCGATCCCACGGACCTCGCCCGGCGCCCCGTGATGGCCGCGATCAGCACGCTCGCCATTCGACACGACCGCAAGACCGGCGAGGCCGAGTTCATCCTGCACTGGCGCGACCCGGCGAAGGTGGCGACCGGGGGGAACCTTCACCAGGTGATGCCGGTGGGGATGTTCCAGCCGTCCCACGATGCGCCATGGAATGAGACGA
The genomic region above belongs to Streptomyces sp. NA02950 and contains:
- a CDS encoding XRE family transcriptional regulator gives rise to the protein MLRDVLRLSIRRYADRLGVSPSMVMEWKNRGTSLVPVPETQQILDTALAQCEPHEREAFFAALEAAPGAAPGSAAGALPAGMARLEPAVEVVESQQRWREVRQYLNGNRETLSRAAAELYDPALRISGTPMLMAPAWKAAEPVPLDQVELVWTDDVPEVLVTGSEPEAVATHPLRAPGVRFDRYTLAIRYISAPTLFENRPSYRLTDVNWTPGAGRLTFGLASYFDKVDLCEAVGHEFAAAYMEHQEQGGGDRLAWGGLPLRRLVDDPFDPGLRAVTPAITTLLIRRRRDGSATFLLHWRDPAKVVTAGGLYDAVPAGEFQPGSVMSAQSPQDFDLWRNIVRELNEELLGAPEFDGSGGPLQYERWPLWRTLERARVEGRVRAFAFGVGVDPLTLAVAIPSALVIDDELFDQLFGDIAAENAEGVTVTHWNGQDVRGGIPFTHQNVTQFINNEPMAPPGAACLALAWEHRDLLLSRRTDPSRRPRSRP
- a CDS encoding transcriptional regulator, encoding MVSPSESQQQWRSVREYLNENRFALTQRAVRAFPDDLRVAGTPLLARPAWLPAAPVPLADVRLDWRGDGALAPITGGEPELGHILPRQDGGAPVHSYAAAVEALARPRLFENRSCYRLLAADAAGEAPVLGFGRGQYFDVINICEASAHEYAAAALAAPGDSSPPASQMPFRAAVGDPTDLARRPVMAAISTLAIRHDRKTGEAEFILHWRDPAKVATGGNLHQVMPVGMFQPSHDAPWNETNDFGLWQSIVRELSEELLGSSEEYGSDKAPIDYAAWPFNAALQEARDAGRLHVCWLGLGIDPLTYVCDMLTVAVFDADLFDTAFPRLTATNDEGHLVTVEDSTGRSVGIPFRADHVERLTTQEQMQPAGAALLRLAWEHRSALLASPE
- a CDS encoding MarR family transcriptional regulator, which codes for MSDGNPLLDTEAVAAKIGVTSETVRMYLKRTRKRIADGLTVRPQDLPLPDEQFNRSPAWLQSTIDAWIANRPGRGRRPSSS
- a CDS encoding XRE family transcriptional regulator, coding for MYEDRPAWAQRMEAERKARGWSPLDAARAMIAHSADPMPDDKTVARQWRRWEAGEVEPRDRKELIAKVFGTTTHAFFPVPSKRDGRAEVLAVSGMDTVDIVSRLRSSDLDQATMDALAITVDRLCSEYAYMPGDQLLAEGRAWLTRVVGMRSQRLTLTQHREVLVLAGMLTLLVGCVEYDSGGRQGRLAAEGTRQAALALGREAGHAPIVGWGHEMQAWFALTRGDMKGVIAASDEGIAAAPSDSVAVQLWAQKAKAWARLGDRRQVEVALDSGRRLLEGMAYPTNPENHFTVDPAKWDFYAMDCYRKLGEDALAENLAREVLRVGVDYDGTDRSPMRNAEARVTLGVVAARQGAVDEAVSYGMKALGGERKSLPSLAMVADDLGGVLARDHREQPEAREFLDHLQVLRSA
- a CDS encoding winged helix-turn-helix domain-containing protein, whose protein sequence is MSGAALVWAMRHKKWCESTGELAVLMAIADHMNKDLKNSHASQATLAEETFMSARSVGTHMRNLAKRGVIVPGDPEAVEHIRPDRRPPVWDFPADLPKEPPATGNEFHPGGRPAEADQKGRVARGSTRGSTRERGTGGKSAQPRVETVADEPGSTEPGESVVGDGRRPPTGSRGPAGRGEAASRSEAPTRKLAVADLRQVVEGIPAPLTAQLQSEFPRGLPSSVNEAVAKAVVDEQRTVDQVVERVERRWLLWSYENDAVAESGRGLDRPLGVLLALLGASACWGNNARCEDGIDIDTGTECPRCAEVREDKAAERAAQEIPVVGGGYSVPFQAPRDAEPSPYVHCRGSGCGVKMWPSEDGLCRECREYASV